In one Drosophila pseudoobscura strain MV-25-SWS-2005 chromosome X, UCI_Dpse_MV25, whole genome shotgun sequence genomic region, the following are encoded:
- the TfIIEalpha gene encoding general transcription factor IIE subunit 1: MSSTSAAASNAAPAKEVRYVTEVPSSLKQLARLVVRGFYSLEDALIIDMLVRNPCMKEDDIGELLRFEKKQLRARITTLRTDKFIQIRLKMETGPDGKAQKVNYYFINYKTFVNVVKYKLDLMRKRMETEERDATSRASFKCSMCSKTFTDLEADQLFDMATLEFRCTYCGSSVEEDSAAMPKKDSRLMLAHFNEQLQPLYDLLREVEGIKLAPEVLEPEPVDIDTIRGITKPNALRPDSMQWSGEATRNQGFAVEETRVDVTIGGDDTSDNVVERKSRPIWMTESTVITDADAADGALQDVGPTSSTSGHRNRKENEDIMSVLLQHEKQPGQKEPHMKGMRVNSSNANSSDSSDDEKDIDNAKIPDLDFENYSNSDSEEEADDVPTVSVAGRPHPLDQLDDKLIAQMTPQEKENYIHVYQQHYSHIYD, translated from the exons ATGTCGTCGACGTCAGCTGCTGCATCGAACGCAGCACCGGCCAAAGAAGTTCGCTATGTCACCGAGGTCCCCAGCAGTCTTAAGCAACTGGCACGGCTGGTAGTGCGGGGATTCTACTCGCTGGAAGATGCCCTGATCATCGACATGCTGGTGCGGAACCCCTGCATGAAGGAGGATGACATTGGCGAGCTGCTGCGGTTCGAGAAGAAGCAGCTTCGAGCGCGCATCACCACGCTGCGCACCGACAAATTCATCCAGATCCGGCTGAAAATGGAGACGGGGCCGGACGGAAAGGCGCAAAAGGTCAACTACTACTTTATCAACTACAAGACATTTGTCAACGTTGTTAAGTACAAGCTGGACCTGATGCGGAAGCGTATGGAGACAGAGGAACGGGATGCGACCAGCCGGGCCAGCTTCAAGTGCTCGATGTGCTCGAAGACGTTCACGGATCTCGAGGCGGACCAGCTGTTCGACATGGCCACGCTGGAATTTCGCTGCACGTACTGCGGCAGCTCGGTAGAGGAGGACAGTGCGGCCATGCCAAAGAAGGACTCGCGCCTGATGCTGGCCCACTTTAACGAGCAACTGCAGCCACTCTACGATCTGCTGCGTGAGGTGGAGGGCATCAAGCTGGCACCGGAAGTCCTCGAACCAGAGCCGGTGGACATTGACACGATACGTGGTATTACGAAACCGAATGCCCTGCGACCCGACAGCATGCAGTGGTCCGGCGAAGCGACGAGGAACCAAGGCTTTGCCGTTGAGGAGACGCGTGTTGATGTGACCATTGGCGGTGATGATACGTCCGACAATGTCGTTGAGCGCAAGTCGCGACCCATTTGGATGACGGAGAGCACTGTGATAACCGATGCGGATGCGGCGGATGGGGCTCTACAGGATGTTGGCCCAACGTCGAGCACATCCGGACACCGGAACAGGAAGGAAAACGAGGATATTATGtctgtgctgctgcagcatgaAAAGCAGCCCGGCCAGAAGGAGCCACACATGAAGGGTATGCGCGTCAACTCATCGAATGCAAACTCGAGCGATTCCAGTGACGACGAGAAGGACATTGATAACGCCAAGATAC CCGATCTAGACTTCGAAAACTACAGCAACTCGGACTCTGAGGAGGAAGCCGACGATGTACCTACTGTTTCGGTTGCCGGACGGCCCCATCCCCTGGATCAGCTAGATGACAAGCTGATAGCCCAAATGACGccgcaggagaaggagaactATATACACGTCTACCAGCAGCACTACAGTCACATCTACGACTAA
- the Pldn gene encoding biogenesis of lysosome-related organelles complex 1 subunit 6 isoform X1 yields MLKSSNINSVINEQLAAGQTASDQRNHLNSNKNSTSDHSTCWQGNNPDDLGGSLAAVQLSAGVLQIAEPPLDRVRSQLRELIGKQNKIYIDLSKEKYKLDCSEVAKLNDMMNDVKRYKEKLTRVKREMQGIYQRTKELKKRAANVAACKQRDYQRKLERQQHEESLIGGQKTQ; encoded by the exons ATGTTAAAAAGTAGCAATATTAATAG CGTCATCAATGAGCAGCTCGCTGCCGGTCAGACAGCCAGTGACCAAAGGAACCACCTGAACTCCAATAAGAATTCAACATCCGACCATTCCACCTGTTGGCAAGGAAACAATCCGGATGACTTGGGTGGCAGTCTTGCCGCAGTGCAACTGTCCGCTGGGGTGCTCCAAATAGCAGAGCCACCGCTGGACCGTGTGCGCAGCCAGCTGAGGGAACTGAT tggcaaacaaaacaagatCTACATCGACCTGTCCAAGGAAAAGTACAAGCTGGACTGCAGTGAAGTAGCAAAGTTAAATGATATG ATGAACGACGTGAAGCGCTACAAGGAAAAGCTGACGCGAGTCAAGAGGGAGATGCAGGGTATCTACCAACGTACCAAAGAGTTGAAg AAACGCGCCGCCAACGTGGCGGCATGCAAACAGCGTGATTACCAGCGCAAGCTCGAGAGGCAGCAGCACGAGGAGTCGCTCATTGGCGGCCAGAAGACGCAGTAG
- the Pldn gene encoding biogenesis of lysosome-related organelles complex 1 subunit 6 isoform X2: MMNDVKRYKEKLTRVKREMQGIYQRTKELKKRAANVAACKQRDYQRKLERQQHEESLIGGQKTQ, from the exons ATG ATGAACGACGTGAAGCGCTACAAGGAAAAGCTGACGCGAGTCAAGAGGGAGATGCAGGGTATCTACCAACGTACCAAAGAGTTGAAg AAACGCGCCGCCAACGTGGCGGCATGCAAACAGCGTGATTACCAGCGCAAGCTCGAGAGGCAGCAGCACGAGGAGTCGCTCATTGGCGGCCAGAAGACGCAGTAG
- the Sugb gene encoding major facilitator superfamily domain-containing protein 6-like protein A isoform X2: MKPNIDKELLPMKAHYFLFNAGTAPVVPFMPTLAHQLGYSPVVVGTMYMILPIIGMLAKPLFGYLADRYHRHRLLFLCGQVITGIAFFLIMFVPGIDKPLPEVQFHCHAGVSSIRHCSEHGACVEKNMESFYGNRTLACDLECDAQPYMWDIVCEDWLKNQTENCAANRTNPQLDFGTSINMKDVVEEGDCLFFMVPQDHGVIAGQSVPLYCPAGKQYFNASCRMDCHDDYLKEQLSESPVIDTRSAMAQPQFWFFFGMLIMSWIGMAVVVSIGDAICFGILGERHHLYGKQRLCGSLGWGIFALLAGVLVDHMSVDNVNKNYTAVFWMALVIMGFDVLASSKLKVTQTHLSSNIVKDVGQMFLSLRCVIFFLWCVAIGFGTALIWNFLLMYLEILDKQFMGCGTSIKTLQGLVMAIQCFGGELPFFFLSGWILKRIGHVNAMSLVLFGFGVRFILYSMLQNPWYILPIELLNGVTFGLFYATMASYASIVAPPGTEATMQSLVGAIFEGVGVSMGSLIGGILFNADPRTTFEIFGIAAFIIFVVHVSVQMFLQRNGSTDENGTVKYLAPTDAMHMLNDQEYSRVS; encoded by the exons ATGAAGCCGAACATCGATAAGGAGCTGCTGCCTATGAAGGCGCATTACTTTCTGTTTAATGCCG GCACCGCACCCGTGGTACCCTTCATGCCGACTTTGGCCCACCAGCTGGGCTATTCCCCGGTGGTGGTGGGGACAATGTACATGATATTGCCCATAATTGGAATGCTGGCAAAGCCGCTCTTTGGCTACCTTGCAGATCG CTACCATCGCCATCGATTGCTATTCCTCTGTGGACAAGTGATCACTGGTATCGCGTTCTTTTTGATCATGTTTGTACCCGGCATAGACAAGCCCCTGCCTGAGGTCCAGTTCCATTGCCATGCAGGCGTGTCGAGCATTAGGCATTGCTCCGAGCACGGTGCGTGCGTGGAGAAGAATATGGAGTCGTTCTACGGAAATCGGACACTCGCCTGCGACTTGGAGTGCGATGCCCAGCCCTACATGTGGGACATTGTGTGCGAGGACTGGCTGAAGAATCAAACGGAAAACTGTGCGGCGAATCGCACCAATCCGCAGCTGGACTTCGGCACTAGCATCAACATGAAGGACGTTGTCGAGGAAGGTGATTGCCTGTTCTTCATGGTTCCACAAGATCATGGCGTAATTGCAGGCCAAAGCGTACCGCTCTATTGTCCGGCGGGAAAGCAGTACTTCAACGCCAGCTGCCGCATGGACTGCCACGACGACTACCTGAAGGAGCAACTCTCTGAAAGTCCAGTGATTGACACGCGAAGCGCAATGGCTCAGCCCCAGTTCTGGTTCTTCTTCGGCATGTTGATAATGAGCTGGATCGGCATGGCAGTGGTGGTGAGCATTGGCGATGCCATTTGCTTTGGCATCCTGGGCGAACGCCATCATCTGTATGGGAAGCAGCGGCTGTGCGGCTCGCTTGGATGGGGAATCTTTGCGCTACTTGCTGGCGTCCTGGTGGACCACATGTCGGTCGACAATGTGAACAAGAACTACACGGCTGTGTTCTGGATGGCGCTAGTCATAATGGGCTTCGACGTCCTTGCCTCCTCAAAGTTGAAG GTCACCCAAACACACTTGTCTTCCAACATAGTGAAGGATGTTGGCCAGATGTTCCTCTCTCTGCGCTGTGTGATCTTCTTTCTGTGGTGCGTGGCCATTGGCTTCGGCACGGCGCTGATCTGGAACTTTTTACTCATGTATCTGGAGATTCTGGACAAGCAGTTCATGGGATGCGGCACCTCCATCAAGACACTGCAAGGCCTTGTCATGGCCATCCAATGCTTTGGCGGCGAACTGCCGTTCTTCTTCTTGTCGGGCTGGATACTGAAGCGGATCGGACACGTGAATGCCATGAGCCTGGTGCTCTTCGGCTTCGGGGTGCGCTTCATTTTGTACTCTATGCTGCAGAACCCCTGGTACATACTGCCCATAGAGCTGCTAAATGGCGTCACCTTTGGCTTGTTCTACGCCACCATGGCCTCCTATGCCAGCATTGTTGCGCCACCCGGCACTGAGGCAACCATGCAG AGTCTGGTTGGTGCTATATTCGAGGGCGTTGGCGTCTCCATGGGAAGCCTGATTGGTGGCATACTATTCAACGCCGATCCTCGAACCACTTTCGAGATCTTCGGCATTGCCGCCTTCATCATATTCGTTGTCCATGTCTCCGTTCAGATGTTCCTGCAGCGCAATGGCAGCACAGATGAAAACG GCACTGTCAAATATCTCGCACCGACAGATGCAATGCACATGCTGAATGATCAGGAGTATAGTAGAGTTAGCTAA
- the LOC4812994 gene encoding uncharacterized protein isoform X1 produces MRCAVKNCGNNNRNENRKKWRYFHFPKDNTQLQKWIEFCERDGINPSTACICNEHFKPDDFERNMQYELGFTRKNPTKLKPGSFPTIKGTQPVPRIEPSKKKRRSRTKNKNSYDPQEYAKSFSGLPYSLIESANEIIEVEMCDYTTGLETLDESSACGRSHLGVENAEEELIEFVGNAPNQQAEEPDDSEDQIHYQLELAESTNSMEDVEIIHAEDNTYVRHLEHEVTSLRREVFFLKDERKKLLNVIQNLKETIRGNCILRKQETNGNK; encoded by the exons ATGCGTTGTGCCGTGAAGAATTGTGGAAATAACAATCGCaatgaaaacagaaaaaagtggcgctattttcattttccgaAAGATAATACCCAGCTTCAAAAATGGATTGAGTTTTGCGAGCGGGATGGAATAAACCCTTCAACAG CCTGCATTTGCAACGAGCACTTCAAGCCGGATGATTTCGAAAGAAATATGCAATATGAGCTTGGGTTCACGCGGAAGAATCCAACCAAACTAAAGCCGGGCTCATTTCCCACCATCAAGGGAACCCAACCCGTGCCAAGAATAGAACCATCCAAGAAAAAGAGGCGCAGCagaaccaaaaataaaaacagctATGACCCTCAGGAATACGCCAAGAGCTTCAGTGGACTCCCATATTCGCTAATTGAAAGTGCCAATGAGATCATAGAAGTTGAGATGTGTGATTATACTACTGGCTTGGAGACTCTGGATGAGAGCTCGGCATGTGGTCGGAGCCACCTGGGTGTGGAAAATGCAGAGGAAGAGCTCATCGAATTTGTGGGAAATGCACCAAACCAACAAGCTGAAGAACCGGACGATTCGGAAGACCAAATACATTACCAACTAGAACTAGCTGAAAGCACAAACTCCATGGAAGATGTGGAGATAATCCATGCAGAAGATAACACCTATGTAAGGCATTTGGAGCATGAAGT GACCTCCCTAAGACGTGAGGTCTTCTTTCTCAAAGACGAACGCAAGAAGCTACTAAATGTAATTCAAAATCTTAAGGAAACAATTCGAGGAAACTGTATTCTGCGGAAACAAGAAACGAATGGCAACAAGTAA
- the LOC4812994 gene encoding uncharacterized protein isoform X2, which produces MRCAVKNCGNNNRNENRKKWRYFHFPKDNTQLQKWIEFCERDGINPSTACICNEHFKPDDFERNMQYELGFTRKNPTKLKPGSFPTIKGTQPVPRIEPSKKKRRSRTKNKNSYDPQEYAKSFSGLPYSLIESANEIIEVEMCDYTTGLETLDESSACGRSHLGVENAEEELIEFVGNAPNQQAEEPDDSEDQIHYQLELAESTNSMEDVEIIHAEDNTYDLPKT; this is translated from the exons ATGCGTTGTGCCGTGAAGAATTGTGGAAATAACAATCGCaatgaaaacagaaaaaagtggcgctattttcattttccgaAAGATAATACCCAGCTTCAAAAATGGATTGAGTTTTGCGAGCGGGATGGAATAAACCCTTCAACAG CCTGCATTTGCAACGAGCACTTCAAGCCGGATGATTTCGAAAGAAATATGCAATATGAGCTTGGGTTCACGCGGAAGAATCCAACCAAACTAAAGCCGGGCTCATTTCCCACCATCAAGGGAACCCAACCCGTGCCAAGAATAGAACCATCCAAGAAAAAGAGGCGCAGCagaaccaaaaataaaaacagctATGACCCTCAGGAATACGCCAAGAGCTTCAGTGGACTCCCATATTCGCTAATTGAAAGTGCCAATGAGATCATAGAAGTTGAGATGTGTGATTATACTACTGGCTTGGAGACTCTGGATGAGAGCTCGGCATGTGGTCGGAGCCACCTGGGTGTGGAAAATGCAGAGGAAGAGCTCATCGAATTTGTGGGAAATGCACCAAACCAACAAGCTGAAGAACCGGACGATTCGGAAGACCAAATACATTACCAACTAGAACTAGCTGAAAGCACAAACTCCATGGAAGATGTGGAGATAATCCATGCAGAAGATAACACCTAT GACCTCCCTAAGACGTGA
- the Sugb gene encoding major facilitator superfamily domain-containing protein 6-like protein A isoform X1, whose protein sequence is MKPNIDKELLPMKAHYFLFNAGTAPVVPFMPTLAHQLGYSPVVVGTMYMILPIIGMLAKPLFGYLADRYHRHRLLFLCGQVITGIAFFLIMFVPGIDKPLPEVQFHCHAGVSSIRHCSEHGACVEKNMESFYGNRTLACDLECDAQPYMWDIVCEDWLKNQTENCAANRTNPQLDFGTSINMKDVVEEGDCLFFMVPQDHGVIAGQSVPLYCPAGKQYFNASCRMDCHDDYLKEQLSESPVIDTRSAMAQPQFWFFFGMLIMSWIGMAVVVSIGDAICFGILGERHHLYGKQRLCGSLGWGIFALLAGVLVDHMSVDNVNKNYTAVFWMALVIMGFDVLASSKLKVTQTHLSSNIVKDVGQMFLSLRCVIFFLWCVAIGFGTALIWNFLLMYLEILDKQFMGCGTSIKTLQGLVMAIQCFGGELPFFFLSGWILKRIGHVNAMSLVLFGFGVRFILYSMLQNPWYILPIELLNGVTFGLFYATMASYASIVAPPGTEATMQSLVGAIFEGVGVSMGSLIGGILFNADPRTTFEIFGIAAFIIFVVHVSVQMFLQRNGSTDENGKGRVSSGSASASSSSEAAKPKDTEDRSIKKDNDGFSDVDLS, encoded by the exons ATGAAGCCGAACATCGATAAGGAGCTGCTGCCTATGAAGGCGCATTACTTTCTGTTTAATGCCG GCACCGCACCCGTGGTACCCTTCATGCCGACTTTGGCCCACCAGCTGGGCTATTCCCCGGTGGTGGTGGGGACAATGTACATGATATTGCCCATAATTGGAATGCTGGCAAAGCCGCTCTTTGGCTACCTTGCAGATCG CTACCATCGCCATCGATTGCTATTCCTCTGTGGACAAGTGATCACTGGTATCGCGTTCTTTTTGATCATGTTTGTACCCGGCATAGACAAGCCCCTGCCTGAGGTCCAGTTCCATTGCCATGCAGGCGTGTCGAGCATTAGGCATTGCTCCGAGCACGGTGCGTGCGTGGAGAAGAATATGGAGTCGTTCTACGGAAATCGGACACTCGCCTGCGACTTGGAGTGCGATGCCCAGCCCTACATGTGGGACATTGTGTGCGAGGACTGGCTGAAGAATCAAACGGAAAACTGTGCGGCGAATCGCACCAATCCGCAGCTGGACTTCGGCACTAGCATCAACATGAAGGACGTTGTCGAGGAAGGTGATTGCCTGTTCTTCATGGTTCCACAAGATCATGGCGTAATTGCAGGCCAAAGCGTACCGCTCTATTGTCCGGCGGGAAAGCAGTACTTCAACGCCAGCTGCCGCATGGACTGCCACGACGACTACCTGAAGGAGCAACTCTCTGAAAGTCCAGTGATTGACACGCGAAGCGCAATGGCTCAGCCCCAGTTCTGGTTCTTCTTCGGCATGTTGATAATGAGCTGGATCGGCATGGCAGTGGTGGTGAGCATTGGCGATGCCATTTGCTTTGGCATCCTGGGCGAACGCCATCATCTGTATGGGAAGCAGCGGCTGTGCGGCTCGCTTGGATGGGGAATCTTTGCGCTACTTGCTGGCGTCCTGGTGGACCACATGTCGGTCGACAATGTGAACAAGAACTACACGGCTGTGTTCTGGATGGCGCTAGTCATAATGGGCTTCGACGTCCTTGCCTCCTCAAAGTTGAAG GTCACCCAAACACACTTGTCTTCCAACATAGTGAAGGATGTTGGCCAGATGTTCCTCTCTCTGCGCTGTGTGATCTTCTTTCTGTGGTGCGTGGCCATTGGCTTCGGCACGGCGCTGATCTGGAACTTTTTACTCATGTATCTGGAGATTCTGGACAAGCAGTTCATGGGATGCGGCACCTCCATCAAGACACTGCAAGGCCTTGTCATGGCCATCCAATGCTTTGGCGGCGAACTGCCGTTCTTCTTCTTGTCGGGCTGGATACTGAAGCGGATCGGACACGTGAATGCCATGAGCCTGGTGCTCTTCGGCTTCGGGGTGCGCTTCATTTTGTACTCTATGCTGCAGAACCCCTGGTACATACTGCCCATAGAGCTGCTAAATGGCGTCACCTTTGGCTTGTTCTACGCCACCATGGCCTCCTATGCCAGCATTGTTGCGCCACCCGGCACTGAGGCAACCATGCAG AGTCTGGTTGGTGCTATATTCGAGGGCGTTGGCGTCTCCATGGGAAGCCTGATTGGTGGCATACTATTCAACGCCGATCCTCGAACCACTTTCGAGATCTTCGGCATTGCCGCCTTCATCATATTCGTTGTCCATGTCTCCGTTCAGATGTTCCTGCAGCGCAATGGCAGCACAGATGAAAACGGTAAGGGTAGGGTCTCTTCCGGTTCCGCCTCCGCATCTTCATCCTCGGAAGCAGCTAAGCCAAAAGACACTGAAGACCGCTCAATTAAGAAAGACAATGACGGGTTCAGCGATGTCGATCTGAGTTGA